CCCGCCTGGTTCGTTCACAAACTCATTGGCGGCAGCAAGCATTTTGTACGTTATAATCGCCGGCGCTGTCCAGTGGTCGGAAGCTCAGCCGGCAACTGATCCCCGAAAAGCAATGATTACAACGCTTGCTGCTTCTGGACCTCATTCCTCGATCGGCGATGAAGCGCGGCTGTTCGATCGCTTCGTCGGCGCCTGGGACTGCGATTTCACCTTCTACAACGATGATGGAACCACCCGCCATTCGTCGGGCGAGATCCTGTTCGGATGGGTCCTTGATGGTCGTGTTCTGCAGGACATCTGGATCACTTACCCGAAGGACCGAACGAAGGAGAGGAGTATTGGCACATCGGTGCGCTTTTTCGATCCTAAATCCAAGATGTGGCGGGTGATTTTTGTGAACCCTAATTACGGGAGCATTACAATGCAAGGTGGAGCCGAAGGAGACAGCATTGTTCTCCGGGGTGAAGACGATGAGGGTTCGACACTGCGCTGGTCATTTAACGATATCAAAGCCGACTCCTTTGTCTGGCGAGGGGAAACGTCTCGGGACAGTGGCAAAACGTGGCGGCTCGAAGAAAAACATCTTATGCGACGACGGGCTTATTCCGTGTCGGAAAGTGACGGCCCACCTGACGCGAAGCCTGCAGGAATGGCAACAGAACTGGCGAAAAAATCGAAAAGCGCCGTCGCCTTTGAGCAGCTATCATCGCTGGTTGGAGAATGGAAGGGGGTGCAGGATGGAATTGAGATCACGCTGACCTACACTCTCACCGCGGACGGTTCCGCCCTGATGGAAGAATTTCGCCCGGCCAAGGGACCTGTCATGATCACAATGTTCTCCGTGGAGGGAAACCACTTGATTGCGACGCATTACTGCAGCGCGGGAAATCAGCCACAAATGATCACGAAGGCAATCCAAGAGCCGCAGGGTAAACCCCTGGTATTTTCTCTGCTGCGTGTGACTGGAATGCGGTCTCCGGAGGATTGGCACAACACGGGATTGGAAGTCCTGCTGGAGGATAAGGATCACCTAACGCAGAAGTGGACGTACATATATAAGGGGAAGATGGGAACAAATATCTTCCGTTTTACCAGGAAGCTGGGTTAAGGAAACAGCGAATGGATTTCTGGCAATAGCCGGTCGGCTCGCTTTAGTTAAAAATCTCTTCAGAAGTTAGGAACCTTCCTTGTGGAAAATTTATACAATTCCTTTGGATTCGCGGTTGCTAATCTCTGTTGATCGGAGGATTAAATTCGCATGAAGATCATTCTGAAAAATCTGCATTATCGTCAGCGCGCAGCACGATCCGGCAAACTTCTGACTTCTGGTTCTTTAATTGTCTTGCTCCTCTCCATGCAGCCTTCAATAGCCCAGAACCAGATGGATATGAATCAATTGGTTGATATTTCTACGCCTCATGTCAAGGCGCAGGGAGCGGCAGTAGAAAATATTAGAAAAGGAAAAGAGATTCTTCAACAAGCGCTCGACCGGCTCGGATTTGAAAAGTGGAAAGGCCATTCGACGCTTGAAATTGAAGCGATTGACATCTGGGCCAAGAAGAATCGATGGTGGCCGACTGCGGAACAAAGCTTCAAAGGACAGTACTTGCTGGGCACATTCACATCCAGGATGGAGTTATTGGATGGAGACTGGAAAGACCAGATCCTCGGAGTACAATCCTGGCAGGGTTACAAGAAACAGGATTTGAATTCTCCGTTGGCAAAATCCAGTGACCCTTTATTGATGTTCTATCTTCCCTCTCTACAGTATTTCAATGAGCTTCCCTTCCGACTCGCGTCTGCCCAGTTTGTTACTTATGCGGGAGAAGGAAAGCAGAAGGGCAAAACGTATGATCTCGTTTATTCAACATGGGGTAGTCTGGACGCGAACCGGGATTATGATCAGTTTGTTCTGTGGATCGATCGCGAGACCAGCCTGGTCACCATGTGTCATTACACTGTCCGTCAGGCATTTCCGGCTGCTGCGGGAACGATCTACTACGACTCGTACAAAACGCTTCAAGGCGTGACCATCCCGTTCAAACACTTTGTACTTTTGGAATGGCCTGGCGAGATTCGATTTCCATTGGAACAAAATTTTTTTCATCGTGTTGAAATCCGCCAGGCTAAATTTAACGCTGTTCCAGAAGGAACATTATTGCCTTTGAGTGGACTCCCCGAGCCGCGGGATTGGAAGCCGAACGTCCCCATTAGTTGGGAAGCTAAATAAGGATCGTAGCTGTACTGATTTATCAGGCTTCGCAGGCACTTTTCAATCTCCAAAGTCCAGGATCTTCACACGACCATCATTGATGACAAACAGATTCTCAGGTTTCAGGTCACGATGGATGATTCCTTTGTCGTGCGCGGCCGCCAGGCCTTTTGCGATTTTCAACGAATAATCGATGACTTTGCTCTGGGGAAGAGGTGATCCAAGTTTCTCGAGCAGGTTTACCCGATCCCGCCCGCTCCCAATGGAGCAACGACCGACTTTTGCTCCAGTTTGCATTGCCCATGGTGGGTACCGCTCCTTAATTTCAAACAGCGCGTTCCACTATGGCAGCCCGACCCAGATGTATCGTAGGCTCGGAAACGACCGTCGCGTATCAATCTTTGCGATGTGACTGACTTTGGGAAATAATGGAGCGGATGAATCCTTTCTTGCTTTGCATGTTTGGCCCGATCAAAGGCAGCCGGATTGAGCTTCCGAACGAACCGATTGTGCTGGGGCGGGAGCGAAGCAATGCTGTTTATATCGGCGATTTGCTCCTTTCGCGGAAACATTGTTCGATTGAGAAACAAGATAACAGTTATGTCGTTCGCGATTTGCAGAGCCGGAATGGTGTATTTGTTAACGGGATTCCGATTCATGAACGTACCCTGAATCATGGTGATCGAATCGAAATCGGCACCTCCACTTTTCTCTTTCTACTAAACGAGGATTCAACATTTCCCGATTTTCCCGTTGTCGATGATTCACTTGAAGCCGGTTCAACTCAGGCCTTGCGAATTGAGGACTCTGTCTACCTTGGAGACACCCCTTCTTTCGCAACAAAATCTGCGAAAGTACTCACCCGTATCAGCCATGTCCTTACCGGCGCAACTGACGTCGTTGCTTTTTGCGAAAAATTATTCGATCTGCTTCTGGAATTCATACCATATGAAAACGTTTCAATCCTGGAAACAAAGGGGACAAGAATTTCTGCTTCCCGCTTCACAAAGCAGCAAGTTCAAAAATTCAGCGAAAGTCTCAGCCAAAAAGTAATCCATGAAAAGGTTGCCATTCTCGCTTCTAATTTTGCGCTTCCGGAATCTCTTTCTGGAAGTCAGATTCAATCTGTAATCTGCGTTCCGTTTATCTGGCTAGAGTCTGTTGTCTGTCTGCTATATATGGATACGACTAACGCCGTTGGATTTACAGAGGATCATTTGCAGATCGCTTCTGCTGTTGCCGCTCTGACCTCTCCGGTTTTACATCATCTTCGTGAGACGGAGGACCTGCGGCTTCAAAACCAACAACTGAATGAGAGGTTAGTGGTGAGCGGTCCGATCGTCGGAGAGAGCGAAGCGGTGCGCAAAGTTCTGCAGCTGATCTCCCGAATCGCGCCGGTGGATACTACCGTTTTGATTTATGGTGAAAGCGGAACGGGAAAAGAGCTCGCGGCCAGAGCCATTCATGCAGCCGGTGCTCGGCGCAACGGTCCGTTGATCTCAATCAGTTGTGCTGCGATTCCGGAATCCTTATTGGAAAGTGAATTGTTTGGTTTTGAAAAAGGAGCTTTTACCGGCGCATTCCAACAGAAGAAGGGGAAGATCGAATCCGCAGATGGTGGAACTCTTTTTCTGGATGAAATCGGCGAGCTTGCTCCCGCCTTACAAGCAAAACTGCTTCGGGTCCTTCAAGAGCGTGAGTTCGAACGTGTAGGTGGAACGCGCGCGGTAACTGTAGACATACGAGTCATTGCGGCTACAAATCAGAATTTGGAGAAAATGATCGAAGAGGGCAAGTTCCGAAGAGATCTTTATTATCGCCTTAAAGTTGTCACGCTTACGATGCCCCCTTTGCGTGAGCTTTCTGAAGACGTTTTGCTGCTGTCGCATTATTTTGTCTCCCGGTTTACGAAGAAAATCGGACGCCGGATTCTCGGTATCTCTCCGGAAGTCAAGGAATGTTTGCTGCGATACGATTGGCCGGGCAATGTTCGCGAACTGCAAAATGCCATCGAACGAGCCATCGCTTTGGGCACTTCGGAATGGATCCAGTTGGAAGACCTCCCGGAAGCCCTGCTGGAAAGGCGATCCCTATCACAACAAGGTCCCCTCTCCTATCAGGATGCGCTGTTGCAGTTCAAACGGGATCTAGTGCTGAAGGCTTTTGAGGGAACGAAAGGAAACTATAACGAAGCCGCATCGCGTCTCGGGATTCATCCGAATTATCTCTATCGTTTGGTAAAAAATCTCAATTTGAGAGATGAGATTTAAGAAGCAGGATGGGCAAAAAGTTTCGCCTTATCCCGGTCGCTGTTAAATTTTCTCTTGTGAAAGCTGTTTAATTTAAAAGCTTGATCAAAAGTTGCTTCGGCTTCTTGCGCTGCCGCCTTCGATGATGGTCCGCATGAGGACTGAGCGCGGAGCAAAAATAACTTTCCTCGATACGTTGCACATAGGCATTTGTCGAATATTCTTTTACGGTCCAGATCTGTTTCCCATTGCATCCGTGGTTTCGATGAACCTTCACGCTGATGTCCCGTGGATGGCGCATCATTGACAGTACCGCAAATTCAACCTTACTGGATTTTGGATCGCTGTCGAATGATGTTTACTGGGACAGGGCGGAACGGAAGTTGTATTCCTAGCGAAAGCTGAAAAACTCAATCGTTATGTCGCCATAAAATTTTTGCAAGGAATATCCGGAAGTAGCGGTTCGATCGCGGTTTGGATCGCCAAGCAATGCAAGAAGGGCGCGCTCTGCGCCACCAGAGCGCAACAGAAATGTGCACGGATCTGCAGTGCTTGAATCACTTTTCTTGGAGTCTTCCCCGATAAGGTTAACCCATCCTTATCGGGGAAGTGAACTTTCTTACCTTGTCGGAACATTCATCGGACGACCGGGGCTGATGATGCCGGGAGGAGGGCGAAGACTTTCCTGAAGCTCTGCCAGCCAGTGCCCACTTCCTTTGGGCCTTCCCATGCGCCGGGCGTCTCAAGGCCTACCCCGGTCATATAGCCGTTATGCTTGTACCAGCGAAGCTTGCCATCGTTTTGGATAACCAGAATGACGCCATCGCCAGCCGGCACGATCTGCTGGAAGCCGTTCCAGCCGCGCCCCACTTCCTTCGGACCCTCCCATGCGCCGGGTGTCTCCAGTCCCGCCCCGCTCAGATAGCCGTTATGTTTGTACCAACGCAGCTTACCGTCTTGCGTTATCGCGTAGATGATTCCGCCGCCGCCGGAAAACACCTGCTGGAAGCCGTTCCAGCCGCGTCCGACTTCCTTGGTGCTTCCCCACGCGCCAGGCGTCTCCAGGCCAGCGCCGGTCATGTAGCCGTTATGCTTGTGCCAGAGCAACTTGCCCTCTTGCGTGATCGCGTAGATGATTCCCTCGCCGCCGGAAAAAATCTTAGTGAATGTCCATCCGTGACCCACTTCAGCCGGTGCTTTCCAATTAATAGTGCCGTCGTTAAATCCCGTATGCTGATACCACATCAACTTGCCGTCCTCAGTGAGCGCGTAAAGGCTATTGCCGCCGGCAGGAATTACATCTTTGAAATTCCAGCCGTTGCCAACTTTTTTCGGCCCCTGCCATGCGGACTCGCCGCTATCCTTCCGATACCAAACCAGATCGCCGTCATTCTTGATCGCGTATACCCACATCGGCTGGTAATTCGCTGGCGTCGTCTCAAACGTACCGATGAACTGTTGGGGTCCCTCTGCGATCTCTTCCGCAACTGCCACAACAGGTGGCTCGACTGCCTCGATGCTGAAATAGACCTTGTACGACGAACCATCGCCACTCAGCAGCGGCGATTCCAGATTCCACTCGACGTCTCCCTGCTTTTGTCTCGCCACGCGCGCGAGAGTCACCATCTGCTTGGCCGTGATGACAACGGACTTCGTATCAATGTTGTCGTCCTTCGTGTCTAAAGCCTCGTGTATCTCGCCCACCACGTCGTCTCCGATTACGGTCCAAACTTTATCCGCTATCACAGCCAACGCTGGGCCAACGTATGGAACCTTCTCGGCGGCCACGACGAGTCCTCCGGCCGCTTTGTCAGCCAACGCCTTGACAACACCCCGGTATTCATCGGGATCACTAAAGTCATGTTCAAACAGAGTGGTGGAAAGGGACATTCCATAGGGCAAACCACGGTAGAACTCGATGTTATCTGCGCGTGAATCGCCAGCATCAACCCTTGTATAAATATCCGTCCGCGGAGCAGAAGTCTGTACGGTTGCTTTGCCGTCCTGAATGATTGGGGGCGGTACCACCCCGAAGATCACGTACGGTTCATCGGATTCCGAAAGTTGATCATTATCAGTTTCACCAAAACAATAGAGACCTTTATAACGCACCACGATGTTAGACAACTCGAATGCGCCGGTATCGCGCCACCAATAAATCGTCCCGCCTTCGAAGTTTGTGACCCGACCATCTTCAGTGAACGTCTGTTCGTCCGAAGTTGGCCATCCCAGTCGACTGGCCGAACCGCCAAGCTGCCTGTATTTCTCGTGAATATAGCCGTAGACAAAGAAGGCCTTCTTATCAGTAGGACGGTAATAAATCCTTCCGCCGCCGACATACTCCCGGTAGTAACCGTCCCGGATTACCATTAGACCGCTTTCCCCGGGAACACTCTGTTGCCCCGGAGCACCTCCAAGTTCATCCCACTTGAGCTTGATTCGATCTTCAGCGGCCCTACGGCTTGCAGTGGTTTGGAGGGCATCTCGTAAAGTCCCCGGAATTTCGCCCCCAGGGCCTTGCTGAGCAATCCCCCTTCCCACGAAGGCAGAAAGCAACACAATAAGTGTAAGCACAAAATTTCGCACGCTTGTTTTCGTTTCTTGTCTTATCTTTAGCTCACGCGAAGCTGCTTGTTGAGCTTGGATAAATAAATTTGCCTTTCCTGATTTCACATCCATCGCTTTTCTTCTCCTTATTCCATGTGCAGATCGAGTTAGAGCAAGCGTTGTGCCATGCTCATAAAATCGATTTCAGTCTCGAGTGAGATAAAAAGAGAGGCCAGCTAAGGTGGGCGGAATCTTAACCGAAAAGCGGAAGATTCATCTGTTGGTGAAAACCGTAGTGCTGTTTTACCAAAGAGAAAAGATGCTCATGCAGCTTAATATCTTGATTCACATTCTCTCAAGAGATTCCGGTTCCGGATAATGATATTGCAAGATTCTCCAACGACCGGCTACTAAATCCACCTGAACCCTGAATGAAATCCTCTTTACCATTCACTTTGACATGAAACAGTCCATGGCAGACGCTGATATTTGAGACTCGGCTTTGATCGATGTGCCGCTGCCAGCAGCGGGCGCCTTTGCAGTGACGACCTGAGCCTTCGCCTTCTTTTCTTCCGTTACCTTCGTTTCAGCGAACTTGAGCCTGTGCGTACAAATTTGCGTTTCCTTTTTTCACTTCCATTCGATTCCTCCATCACTGTCATTCGGAAAACGCGCTGAGTGATAGCCGTGCCAATGCGTCAGAAAATATTTCCAACCTCTATTGGAGCGGCAGAAGGGCGGCCGAAGATGGATCCGGGATGCCTTTACAAATTTGCCAAACGGCAAATTGTTTTGCGTAATAGCCAAGAAAATCGGAGCCGCAGTTTCTCTCACAGCATGTGATTTTCTATCTGGCAATCCTTTTGCTATTGCCGGTGCGGGGAGACTAATTAACATGACAAACAATTCATTTGTTCGATTTACCCGTCACCTAAAAAATCCCACCGAAGCATTCAAAGTGGGAATTGCGGATCCCACTTTTGCAGAGGAAGGTCCAGGTGTGAAGTACCGGGGCGAAGTAAACGTGGAGTATGTAAGCGAAGAAAAGCGAAATGAAAAGGATTGCCTGAAGTATCGAATCGATGGAGCCGGACTGGAAAACCGTGGAGGTTTTTTGTGGGTCAATAAGGCGGAAGGGCATTTCGAAGATGTCGAGATTGCGCTTCCCGATAATCCAAACTGGAGCAGTTTTAAATTTCTGCTGATGAAGATTGAACCGATGACCGCGGATCAATGGGTGAAGTTTCGTACCGATCATTTTAAGTAGGGGCGACCCTTGTGGTCGCCCTGAGCGGGCAGGCACAAGGCCTGCCCCTACCGGTTTTTAGACCTATATTGCCAGGTATAGGAGGATTTATGGCTGCGAGAGCAAAGATCGGGAAACATCCCGTACACCCCATGATTGTTCCGCTTACCATTGGATTGTGGATTTTTACATTTGTATGTGACCTGCTTTATTTCTTCGGGGAGAATGCGGTCTGGGACCAGATTGCCTTCTACACGATGGCGGGGGGTATTGTGGGAGCGTCGCTCGCCGCGATCCCCGGTTTTATTGATCTGATCTCCATGAAAGACCCGAAAATCAAGCAGATCGGATTGTTTCACATGATGATCAATCTTGGCGCAGTTATCCTGTTTGTCTTCAACCTCTGGCTGAGATACACAAGCCCTGCGGGTGTGCTGCTTCCCGTCGTACTTTCGTTCATCGGTGTCTGCGCGATTGGTATTTCAGGCTGGCTGGGTGGTGAAATGGTCTATGTCTATTGTCGGTGTCGAACCTGAAAAGGGTGTGGTGGATCTGGAGGAAGATCTAAGACGACATATGTCGCATAACATTGCGGAAACCAACGCCAGCCGGGAAGCTCAGAGACATAATTAAACAAAGTGGCGCGGACGTCACGTCCGCGTCCGCCGGCGAGACTCCCGCGCTACTTTGCTAAAACAACCTCTCCCAAACCCTTGCTAATTTTGCGGCTGAAATCTACATTTTTACCCTATGAAACGATTCTTGCTGCCTGTCTTCCTTCTCCTATACGCAATCACAATTGAAACCGCGGAAATTCAGGAAACACTTGTTGTAGATCTGGTCGATTTGTACTTCACCGCAACCGATCAGAAAGGACATTTCATCACTGACCTGAAACAAGATGAAATCACAGTTATGGAAGATGGAGTTTCACAAAAGATCCAGCGTTTCGGCGCATTTGCGGGTGAACGGAATGAAATCCCACTCATTCTAGCACTGGTTGTGGACAACAGTGCCAGCATGGACTCCAAGGTAGAACAGGTCCGAAAACTGGATCTTGCTCGCGATGCGGGTCTGACTTTGCTGGAAGAGCTCGGACCACTGGACCGTGTGAAACTCGTGCAGTTCAGCGATATCTTGAAATCCACGGAACTAACATCGAGCAAAGAGACGATTCGCGATGAATTGAAAAAAATGCAACCCCGCTGGTGGCAGACAGCCATGTTCGATGCGGTTGCTACGACAATCACCGATCTAAATGGGCACTCTGGCCGTAAGATTCTGCTTCTTTCTTCCGATGGTCAGGACAACATGAGCAAAACAAAACTGGAAGAAGTTGTTGAAATGGCTTCACGAACCCCCGATCTTACGGTGATTGTCCTGGGAACGGTTGCGAATGCGCCCGTCGTTGGAATGCGCGGAAAGGTGAAAAACTTGCCCGCCATACCGATGTTTCGTGGAAGGGAGATACTCCAATCTCTTGCCGAGAAAACCGCCGGGTACGCTTTCTTTCCAAAAAATCTAAAAGAATCAGAAAAAGTGAGTGAACTGCTTCGGAGTTTCGTGCGCAGTCAATATTATCTTGCTTACCGGTCGACCAACCAGAAACTGGACGGCTCTTTTCGAAAGATCAAGATCCAGTGCAAGCGAAAAGGAATCCATTTGCGCTATCGCACCGGCTATTATGCCAGCTAAAAACTGAGTTACAATGTGGCGCGGACTTTAAAAGGAAGTTGATACGTGTCCCTCCCCCTTATGAAGGGGGAGGCTAGGAGGGGGTTGGAATGAAGATTTTTTTCCAACCTCCCCCCATCCCCCTCCTCTATAAGGCGGGAGAGTCGATGGTCCATTCGCATGAGGGATGAATGACAGAGCAGGTTGGAACTAAATCCGATTTTATTCGGGAAATCATAGACGAAGACAATCAAACGGGAAGGTTTCAGGGAAGAGTGCAAACGAGATTTCCTCCCGAACCGAATGGATATCTTCATATAGGGCATGCTAAATCGATCTGTTTGAATTTTGGAATCGCCCGCGATTACAACGGCCTCTGCAATCTGCGTTTCGATGACACAAATCCCACCAAAGAAAGCCAGGAGTACATCGATTCGATAAAAAAGGATGTGCGATGGATCGGCTTCGATTGGGATGATCGTGAATTTTACGCCTCCGATTATTTTGAACAGCTGTATCAGTGGACTGTTCAACTGATTCAGATGGGAAAGGCATATGTGTGCGATCTTACCGCGGACGAAATCCGGGAATATCGAGGAACGTTAACCGAGCCCGGAAGAGAATCTCCTTATCGAAATCGCTCCATCGAAGAAAATCTGGATTTGTTTGAACGGATGAAGAAGGGTGAATTCCCAAACGGTTTGCGGACGCTGCGTGCAAAGATTGATATGGCTTCGCCGAATCTCAACCTGCGGGATCCGGTTTGTTATCGAATCCTTCACGCGCACCATCCGCGTACAGGAAATCAGTGGTGCATCTATCCTATGTATGACTGGGCGCACGGACAATCCGACTCCATTGAAGGAATCACGCATTCCATCTGCACGCTGGAGTTCGAGGATCACAGGCCGTTGTATGACTGGTTTCTTGATCAGCTGAAGATTCATCATCCCCGGCAGATTGAGTTTGCGCGATTGAACCTGACCTACACTGTGTTGAGT
This genomic stretch from bacterium harbors:
- a CDS encoding DUF2231 domain-containing protein, yielding MAARAKIGKHPVHPMIVPLTIGLWIFTFVCDLLYFFGENAVWDQIAFYTMAGGIVGASLAAIPGFIDLISMKDPKIKQIGLFHMMINLGAVILFVFNLWLRYTSPAGVLLPVVLSFIGVCAIGISGWLGGEMVYVYCRCRT
- a CDS encoding sigma 54-interacting transcriptional regulator; its protein translation is MNPFLLCMFGPIKGSRIELPNEPIVLGRERSNAVYIGDLLLSRKHCSIEKQDNSYVVRDLQSRNGVFVNGIPIHERTLNHGDRIEIGTSTFLFLLNEDSTFPDFPVVDDSLEAGSTQALRIEDSVYLGDTPSFATKSAKVLTRISHVLTGATDVVAFCEKLFDLLLEFIPYENVSILETKGTRISASRFTKQQVQKFSESLSQKVIHEKVAILASNFALPESLSGSQIQSVICVPFIWLESVVCLLYMDTTNAVGFTEDHLQIASAVAALTSPVLHHLRETEDLRLQNQQLNERLVVSGPIVGESEAVRKVLQLISRIAPVDTTVLIYGESGTGKELAARAIHAAGARRNGPLISISCAAIPESLLESELFGFEKGAFTGAFQQKKGKIESADGGTLFLDEIGELAPALQAKLLRVLQEREFERVGGTRAVTVDIRVIAATNQNLEKMIEEGKFRRDLYYRLKVVTLTMPPLRELSEDVLLLSHYFVSRFTKKIGRRILGISPEVKECLLRYDWPGNVRELQNAIERAIALGTSEWIQLEDLPEALLERRSLSQQGPLSYQDALLQFKRDLVLKAFEGTKGNYNEAASRLGIHPNYLYRLVKNLNLRDEI
- a CDS encoding protein kinase; its protein translation is MQTGAKVGRCSIGSGRDRVNLLEKLGSPLPQSKVIDYSLKIAKGLAAAHDKGIIHRDLKPENLFVINDGRVKILDFGD
- a CDS encoding VWA domain-containing protein, which encodes MKRFLLPVFLLLYAITIETAEIQETLVVDLVDLYFTATDQKGHFITDLKQDEITVMEDGVSQKIQRFGAFAGERNEIPLILALVVDNSASMDSKVEQVRKLDLARDAGLTLLEELGPLDRVKLVQFSDILKSTELTSSKETIRDELKKMQPRWWQTAMFDAVATTITDLNGHSGRKILLLSSDGQDNMSKTKLEEVVEMASRTPDLTVIVLGTVANAPVVGMRGKVKNLPAIPMFRGREILQSLAEKTAGYAFFPKNLKESEKVSELLRSFVRSQYYLAYRSTNQKLDGSFRKIKIQCKRKGIHLRYRTGYYAS